The DNA window CTGTTGCGACCGAGGTGCAGTGATGTTGATCCAGTTCGGGCAGGACTTCAGCAATTATCTCTACGACGTTTTCATCGCCAAGTTCGATTTCTGGCTCGGCTTCGGTCTGGTCGCGCAACTGTTTTTCACGGCGCGCTTCCTGGTGCAGTGGATCTCGAGTGAGCGCGCCGGACGAAGCGTGGTGCCGATGGCGTTCTGGATTTTCTCGATGGGCGGCGGGTTGATGACGCTGGTCTACGGCATCGTCAAACGCGAGCCCGTGATCATCCTCGGACAGGCGTTGGCCACTATCATCTATGTCCGCAATATCATGCTGATCGTGAAGAATCGCGCGAGCGGATCGCAGACCTTGAATCGTTAGGGCACGTTCCAGTTCGGTGGCATCATCCTTCGAGACGCATCGCTTCGCGATGCTCCTCAGGATGAGGTCCGAGACCCTCATGGTGAGGAGCGCGGCAACGCCGCGCGTCTCGAACCATCAGGCCGGTTGGGTGCCTGATTGTGGTTCGATACAACTGGAAAATGCGTTAGTACTACTGTGTCATTTATCGGGTCTGCCTTGCATACGGTGCGTTGAGAGAGTGGCAGCAGGGACATCGTGGCAGGCGTTTAACGATGGCGTCGATGAGCCTACGGCGCATCGTTGCGATTGAGTTCGGGATGTGTCGCTCAGGCCGCAATGGAGGATCCTCTGGGTCGATAGCCGTCGGATACGACAATCTCCGGGAACAGCCGGGCGCTACGTAGTCCTGAGGGGGGAATCGTCTCCCGTTCGGAGATCAGGAACCCGTAGGTAGCGATGCACAGCGTGGCGTGATGATGAAAGCCTGGCCATCCTCGACCTTCAAAATGACCGAGACCGAGCTCTTGCTTGAGTTCCTGATAGTCACGCTCCACGCGCCAGCGCAGTTTGGCCGTGTCGACCAGATCGCGGAACGGAATGCTTTTTGGCAAGGTCGACAACCAGTATTTGGTCGGCGCATCCTCTCCCTCGGGCCATTCGATCAGCAGCCACTCTTTTGCCGGCTTCTCAGCCTGTTCATGGCTCGATGCAACGTGAACCCGTACGCGGGCAAACCGCGAGCGGAGCCGTGCATTCGTGCCCTCCCGCCATTCGATCGTATGCCATGCTTTCGCACGCAGCCCGAGGGCAAGCTCTTTGACCGAGATCGTATCAGGCGCATCCCGGCGGCCCTTCTTCGGGGCACGGCCCGGCCGTATGCCCGGCGCCCACACCAAGGTCTGCGGCTGTATAGCTGCCGCATAGGCCTTCCCGAGAGCTGTGATGCCGGCGCGCAGTTTGGAGTCGTGGCCGTAGCCCGCGTCCAATAGCACCACATCGCCAGGAAGGCCGGTCTCACAGGCCCAGTGGATGTGCTCAAGCGCTATCTCCGGCTTGGTCTTGAAGCAGATCTCTTCTGGCACCTTCGCCTTGAGCCGACGCGCCTCGTTCGAAGCCCAATCCTTCGTCAAATACAGCCGATAGGCCACAGGAAGGCTCGCCGCGTGGTTGGCAATCGACAACGATACGGCGACTTGGCAGTTCGCCTGCTTGCCAAGTTGTCCGCAGTATTGGTGCGCTACCCCAACCGAGTGCTGCCCCTTTTTGGGAATGCCCGTGTCGTCGATAATCCACGCCGTGATCGGTCCGCGCCGTTCAATCTGTGGCAACACCATCTCGCGAACCTTGGCCAGAACCACCTCGTCCGACCACGGCCCTTGGCCGACAAAATGCAGCAAGGACTGATGCTGTGCGCCCGTTCGATCCGGCGCTGTGATCGCCGCCATCGGCTCAACGCTCTTGCGTGCTTCCGACACAATTAGGCCCGTGCAATAGTCGCGCAACGGGCCTGCCCGATCTGCGTGGCCGATCACGCTGACAAGACTCTCGATATACCGCGTAAAACGCGCTTGAACACCCTTCGCTTCCCGAAGAGCCATCCCAACCTCCTGTTTCTCAATGGGAAGCTCTACGTTAAGTGATTCTCAAATCAGACGGCCGCGACCTTCTGACTCAGTAGTATTAGCCGCTATCGGCCCGCGGCCGGCGCCGATAGCGCCGCCACATCGCTCTCGGCGTTCTGGTGTGCGGGTAGTTCGCCGGCGGCATCGAATACCGGATACCCCCGCGCCCCCTGGGCCATCGGATCAAAAGCGCGCAGCGCTTATCCGGCGCGCACGCGAGGCAAACTGGATGCGGTTTCGCCGATCGCGGCCCTTCTGTCCACGACAGCGTGATGAAATTGTTCGAGCACAAGGCCAAAGGCGGACAGATCCGCTTCGTCTATCGCTCCGTCTTCGTAGCAATCGAGGGTTTCACGGAGGATGTCGTCTGCTTCACATTGCAACGCATCCAGTTCATCGACGGAATCGATTTTTCGCACCAGTGCGATCGTGGCCAGCAGCTTTTCCCGGTGTAGCGTATTCAACTTTCGTTCGTCGCGCTTCATATAGTGGCGCAACCCGGCGCTGCCCGAACCGACGACGGAAAGAAGCAGAACCACGCCCCAGATGTAGTCGCTGTATTTATCCATGAAGGTTCGTTCGGTGCCGTCAATGTAGGCTGCTGCTCCGGGATGTGCGGGCAGCGCGGCATCCTTGTCCGTGTCGGGCTTCTCGATTTTCGCCGCGTTCGGCATCTCTCTTGCGAGCGAGGTGCGAACGGCGAATAGCTGCCGGATAAACGCTCCGGCGGCGTTGTCAGACAGGGACTTCGGGGCAACGATCAGGTGATTGACCCCTACCGTCTCAATCGTGTCATCGGGTCGGGCGGGCGATGAAGTGAAGGAACTGCCGGGAATTTCCTCGGATTCGTAGAGCGGGTGCTTCGAAGCGATCGTCTCCGAAACGTCGATCGGAAGAAAGGTTGGTTCGCCCCTGACACGAGCGGTCGAGATGATTGCATCCGAGGTAATCTTGCTATCGAGCGGCCCCACCGTCATGAACGCATCGATGGTTGGATCGCGCAGCATTTCCCCGATCTGGTTGGTGCCAAATAGCGAGATTTCCACCTTGTCTGGGCTGACACCCGATTCCTTCAGGATCACTCGGAGCAATGTGGCGTTGACTTCCGTCCGGCCGACCACGCCGACGCGGTGCCCTGCGAGATCGTCGATCCCCTTGATTTTTGGTTTGGCTTCCTTCCTGGATGTCTTCCGCGAAAGGCCGGGAGCCGACCACAGGACCACAACGTTCTTGCGCAAGATCGCGACGGACTCCGTACCATCAGGCATTTCCTCATCGCCACGAACCACGGCGAGATCGGTTTTGCGGGTTCCGAGCAGTGCAGCGCTATCGACCGGGCCGGCAGTCGTGATCACGGAGAGCCGAACCGGACTTCCTTCAAGGGCAAAGGACTGCGCCAACGCCTGTATCAGTTTCTGGTCGTCGCTCCCCGATGGGCCCACCGCAATTCGCAGGGTTGTCGGTCGTAATACAAGAAAGGCAGCACCGACAATGGCCGCGAAGATCAGCAACCCGGCTGCCAGGAGCAGAAACGGCGAACTTTTGTTTTTCCGCCTCCGAAGCGACAAGTCCGGCGCGCCGTTCGATCCGTCTGATGAGGACATTGTTGCTGCCGAGCTACAAAGGACCGGTCGTGGACTTCAGGATAGCACGCTTATCGGTCCGGGTCATGACTGATCGGGAGATCCCCGAACACCGATCGGTTGGCGCAACGACGACGGACGCCGCTGAACCAATCCTAAGCGGCGTTGAAGGCCGCAAACCCGCGTTCCAGATCGGCTTTGAGATCGTCGACATTTTCCAGTCCGATATGGAGCCTTAAGGTCGGGCCGCCCGGTGACCACTTGGTGGCCGTGCGGTAGGGCTCGCAGTCGAAGGGAATGACGAGGCTCTCGAAGCCGCCCCACGAATAGCCCATTCCGAACAATTTGACGGTATCGAGCAAGGCATCGACCGCCTTCTGCGGCGCAGGCTTCAGAACGATGCTGAACAGGCCGGAGGCACCGGTAAAATCCCGTTTCCAGATCGCATGGCCCGGATCGCTTTCCAGGGCAGGGTGCAACACCCTGGTCACCTCGGGCCGCGCCGCGAGCCATCGCGCCATCTCGAGCCCGGACCGGTGGTGTTGCGCGAGCCGCACCGCAAGCGTGCGCAGACCGCGCAGCGCTAGAAATACATCGTCCGGCCCGGCACAGATTCCCAATAGCTGGATCGCTTCCGATATCAGCGGCCATGCCCTGGCGTTTGCGGAAATGGTTCCGAACATGATGTCGGAATGTCCGCCGATATATTTGGTGGCGGCCTGCATGCTGATATCGACGCCTTGATCGAGCGAGCGGTGATAGAGCGGCGTCGCCCAGGTGTTGTCGTCGATGACAAGCGCGCCGCGCTCATGCGCGACGGAAGCGATCAAGGGAATGTCCGGCATTTCGAAGGTTTGCGAACCGGGCGCTTCGACCAGCACCGCCCTGGTGTTCGGCTTGAACAGTTCGGCGATGCCCGGGCCGATCAACGGATCGAAATAAGTCGTCGCGACGCCGTAACGGGAAAGCAGGCCTTCACAAAAATTGCGGGTCGGCCGGTAGGCATTGTCGCAGACCAGGAGATGATCGCCTGATTTCAGCACCGCAAGCAGCGCCGTGCTGATCGCCGACAGGCCCGAGGGCGCAAGGCCAACGCCGGCGCATTGTGGGCCTTCGAGCGCCATCAGCGCCTGCTGCAGCGCCTTGGTGGTCGGGGTTCCGCGGCGGCCGTACTGATACTCGCCGCGATGGGCGTGCAGATCTTCGGCCGTCGGATAAAGCACCGTGGATCCATGGACCACCGGGGGATTAACGAATCCCTTTTGCGCCTTGGTGTCGCGGCCGGCGGTCACCAGCGTGGTTTCCGCCTTCAGCGGCTGCGATGGTTCGTTATTGTCTGAAGAATTCATACGTCCGCTGCTCTCGAATGACTTTTTGCCGCAGCCGCGGTTGGCTGGAAACCTCGCCGGACGGCGGGTTCGGGCTGGGTTTGTTACTAACAGGACACAGAAGACGGTCGTCAACCCCTTGACCCGGATCGCCAGTCGTTCTGTGATGCGCGGGAAGTTATTCCGTCGCTGCACGTTGAGGGGCCTGCCGCGATCTTCGATCCATCGCTGACCGGACTGCGCGTTAGGCTGCCTTGTCAGACTGGCGTTGGCGGCAGTGGATCACAGGGTTGGCCCGTCGGCGTCCGCGATGGTAAGCAAACGTTCCCGGACGACCCTTGAAAGGCTTTTTCATGAAACGCGTATCACTGGTTTTCGCCCTCGCTTTCGCCGCCGGTCTTTCGATCCAAGCCGCGTCAGCGCAAACGCTGAAGACGGTCAAGGACCGGGGCATGTTATCCTGCGGCGTGAGCCAAGGCTTGCCGGGCTTTTCGTCCCCCGACGACAAGGGCAACTGGACCGGGCTCGATGTCGATGTCTGTCGCGCGGTGGCCGCCGCGATCTTCGACGACCCGACCAAGGTCAAGTTCGTGCCGTTGTCGGCCAAGGATCGCTTCACGGCGCTGCAGAGCGGCGAAATCGACGTGCTTTCGCGCAATACGACCTGGACGCTTTCCCGCGACACCTCGCTCGGCGCCAATTTCACCGGCGTGACCTATTATGACGGTCAGGGTTTTCTGGTGAAAAAATCCCTGAAGGTCAATTCGGCGCTGGAGTTGAACAGCGCGTCCGTCTGCGTGCAGACCGGCACCACCACGGAACAGAATCTGGCCGACTATTTCAAAAGCAACAACATGAAGTATGAGGTGATCGCATTCGGCAGCGCCGACGAAACCATCAAGGCCTATGAGTCCGGGCGCTGCGACGTCTTCACCTCTGACGTATCGCAGCTCTATGCCGAGCGTCTGAAGCTTTCGAATCCGGCCGATCATGCCGTGCTTCCGGAGGTGATCTCGAAAGAGCCGCTCGGCCCGATGGTGCGCCACGGCGACGATCAATGGTTTGATCTCGTGAAGTGGACACTGTTTGCGATGGTTGACGCCGAAGAGCTCGGCATTACCCAAAAGAACGTCGACGACATGGCGAAATCGGACAAGCCGGAGCTCAAGCGCGTATTCGGAACCGACGGCAATCTCGGCGAACAGCTCGGGGTCACCAAGGACTGGGTGTCGCGGATCGTGAAGGCCGTCGGCAACTATGGCGAAGCCTTCGACCGCAACGTCGGCGCCGGCTCGAAGCTCGGAATTGCCCGCGGGCTCAATCAGCTCTGGAACAAGGGCGGCATTCAATACGCGCCGCCGATTCGCTGATCGCGGCAAGCGGCCGCGGCGATGAACACCGAGCCCCGAACACCGCCGCCGCAGTTTGTCGCCAAATTGCGGCGCGCGCTCGGGGGACGTGCGGGCTGGGGCGGATTTGTCCTCCAGATTTTGTTCGTCGCCGTGCTCGCCTGGATTGGCTATGAAATCGTCGCCAACGCCCGAGTCAATTTGGAGTCGCAGCGGATCACGTCCGGCTTCGGGTTCCTGTCGAATACGGCAGGTTTTGACGTCAGCCAAAACCTGATTCCGTATTCCGGATCCGACACCTATACCCGCGTGTTTTTCGTGGGCCTGGTCAATACGCTTGTGGTCGCGGTCATCGGCATCTTCTTCGCGACCGTGATCGGATTTATCGTAGCCCTTGGCCGCCTGTCGCCGAATTGGCTGCTGTCGCGGATCTCCGGCGGCTATGTCGAACTGGTGCGCAACCTGCCGGTGCTGTTTCAGATCTTGTTCTGGTATCTCGCCGTGCTCGGCGCGTTGCCCGGTCCGCGGCAAAGCATTTCGCTGTTCGGCAGCATATTTCTCTCAAACCGCGGCCTGGTCATTCCAAGGCCTGTTCCCCAGGCGGGGCTGGAAGCCGTGGCGGTCGCTCTGCTGATTGCGATTATCGCTTCACTGCTGCTGCGGACTTACGCGCGACGGCAACTGTTTCAGACCGGCAAGCTGTTGACGATTTGGCCCTATATCGTTGGCCTGCTGATTGGATTGCCGCTGGTTGCGTCACTGGTCTTCGGTGCGCCGGTCAGTTTTGAAATACCCGAACTCAAGGGATTCAATTTTTCCGGCGGCTCGCGCGTCATTCCGGAATTCGTGGCGCTGACGCTGGCGCTTTCGACGTATACCGCCGCCTTCATCGCCGAAATCGTGCGGGCCGGAATCCAGTCGGTTCACAAGGGACAGATGGAAGCCGGCGCATCGCTCGGCCTGACGCGCGGTTTGAGCTTGCGGCTGATCGTGGTGCCGCAGGCCTTGCGCGTCATCCTGCCGCCGCTGACCAACCAGTATCTCAATCTCACCAAGAACTCGTCGTTGGCGGTGGCGATCGGATATCCCGACCTGGTCTCTGTGTTCGCCGGCACGACGCTCAGCCAGACCGGCCAGGCGATTGAAATCATCGCCATCACCATGGGCGTCTATCTGCTGATTTCGCTCGTGACCAGCGCGATCATGAGCTTCTACGGATGGCGGATCGGCCGGAGCATGGGGACATGAGCGAGATAGCCGCCTCGTCCTTCGTCCGGCAGGAACTCATGCCCGAGCGGCCGGCGCCGATCAAGACCACCGGCTTTATCGGCTTCCTGCGCACCCGGCTGTTCAATTCTCCGACCAATATCCTGCTCACCATCGTCAGCATCCTCCTGCTGTGGTTTACCGTTGTTCCCGCCGTAAAATTTCTGCTGGTCGACGCGGTCTGGCACGGGACCGACCGCGATGCCTGTCTTGCCGAACATGCGGGACACGTAGTCGGCGCGTGCTGGCCTTATGTGGCGGCGAAATTCACCCAATTCATCTACGGATTTTATCCTGAACCCGAGCGATGGCGGGTCAATCTGACCTTTCTCCTGGCGGCGGTGCTGCTGCTGCCCCTGTTGATTCCGCGTCTTCCCGCCAAGGGCGCCAATGCCGCGCTGTTCTTCATCGCCTTTCCCGTGGTTGCGTTTTTCCTGCTGCATGGCGGCGGGCTGAAAGGCTTCGGCATTAGCTGGACGGCCAGCCTTTTATCGGGGTTTGTCGACAGCATCGGTGATGCCGGCCGCCAGCTTGCAAGCGCGGGCGAGGCAACGGCGGTCATCGGACCGCTGCTAACGCTGCTGGGCAAGCTTGTGGTGCTGCTGAGCACCGCCATTTCCTTCGTGATCTGGCCGCTGGTCTGGCTTCGCGATCAGATCCAGGCGACCTCACGCCCGGTGTGGGCCGACTTCGCGGCGTCAGCCGTGATCGTCTCGGTGCTGCTGTTCGCCCTGAATGGCGGTTTCCGCACCGGAT is part of the Bradyrhizobium erythrophlei genome and encodes:
- a CDS encoding amino acid ABC transporter permease; amino-acid sequence: MSEIAASSFVRQELMPERPAPIKTTGFIGFLRTRLFNSPTNILLTIVSILLLWFTVVPAVKFLLVDAVWHGTDRDACLAEHAGHVVGACWPYVAAKFTQFIYGFYPEPERWRVNLTFLLAAVLLLPLLIPRLPAKGANAALFFIAFPVVAFFLLHGGGLKGFGISWTASLLSGFVDSIGDAGRQLASAGEATAVIGPLLTLLGKLVVLLSTAISFVIWPLVWLRDQIQATSRPVWADFAASAVIVSVLLFALNGGFRTGWRSLVISLIVFAGIGVVISAMGLDRGGLPLVDTRLWGGLLVTLVVAVTGIVASMPVGIALALGRRATIPLIRIFSITFIELWRGVPLITVLFFATYMLPLFMPGNFTIDGLVRVLIGVALFSGAYNAEVIRGGLQAVPRGQGEAASALGLSWWKTTALIVMPQALRHVIPGLVNSFIALFKDTSLVSIVALFDLLGSLRASFSDPNWATPTTLFTGFAFTGMIYFTFCFGMSRYSLFVENRLNAHRRS
- a CDS encoding lipid-A-disaccharide synthase N-terminal domain-containing protein gives rise to the protein MLIQFGQDFSNYLYDVFIAKFDFWLGFGLVAQLFFTARFLVQWISSERAGRSVVPMAFWIFSMGGGLMTLVYGIVKREPVIILGQALATIIYVRNIMLIVKNRASGSQTLNR
- a CDS encoding amino acid ABC transporter substrate-binding protein codes for the protein MKRVSLVFALAFAAGLSIQAASAQTLKTVKDRGMLSCGVSQGLPGFSSPDDKGNWTGLDVDVCRAVAAAIFDDPTKVKFVPLSAKDRFTALQSGEIDVLSRNTTWTLSRDTSLGANFTGVTYYDGQGFLVKKSLKVNSALELNSASVCVQTGTTTEQNLADYFKSNNMKYEVIAFGSADETIKAYESGRCDVFTSDVSQLYAERLKLSNPADHAVLPEVISKEPLGPMVRHGDDQWFDLVKWTLFAMVDAEELGITQKNVDDMAKSDKPELKRVFGTDGNLGEQLGVTKDWVSRIVKAVGNYGEAFDRNVGAGSKLGIARGLNQLWNKGGIQYAPPIR
- a CDS encoding TAXI family TRAP transporter solute-binding subunit, whose translation is MLIFAAIVGAAFLVLRPTTLRIAVGPSGSDDQKLIQALAQSFALEGSPVRLSVITTAGPVDSAALLGTRKTDLAVVRGDEEMPDGTESVAILRKNVVVLWSAPGLSRKTSRKEAKPKIKGIDDLAGHRVGVVGRTEVNATLLRVILKESGVSPDKVEISLFGTNQIGEMLRDPTIDAFMTVGPLDSKITSDAIISTARVRGEPTFLPIDVSETIASKHPLYESEEIPGSSFTSSPARPDDTIETVGVNHLIVAPKSLSDNAAGAFIRQLFAVRTSLAREMPNAAKIEKPDTDKDAALPAHPGAAAYIDGTERTFMDKYSDYIWGVVLLLSVVGSGSAGLRHYMKRDERKLNTLHREKLLATIALVRKIDSVDELDALQCEADDILRETLDCYEDGAIDEADLSAFGLVLEQFHHAVVDRRAAIGETASSLPRVRAG
- a CDS encoding amino acid ABC transporter permease; amino-acid sequence: MNTEPRTPPPQFVAKLRRALGGRAGWGGFVLQILFVAVLAWIGYEIVANARVNLESQRITSGFGFLSNTAGFDVSQNLIPYSGSDTYTRVFFVGLVNTLVVAVIGIFFATVIGFIVALGRLSPNWLLSRISGGYVELVRNLPVLFQILFWYLAVLGALPGPRQSISLFGSIFLSNRGLVIPRPVPQAGLEAVAVALLIAIIASLLLRTYARRQLFQTGKLLTIWPYIVGLLIGLPLVASLVFGAPVSFEIPELKGFNFSGGSRVIPEFVALTLALSTYTAAFIAEIVRAGIQSVHKGQMEAGASLGLTRGLSLRLIVVPQALRVILPPLTNQYLNLTKNSSLAVAIGYPDLVSVFAGTTLSQTGQAIEIIAITMGVYLLISLVTSAIMSFYGWRIGRSMGT
- a CDS encoding IS701 family transposase encodes the protein MALREAKGVQARFTRYIESLVSVIGHADRAGPLRDYCTGLIVSEARKSVEPMAAITAPDRTGAQHQSLLHFVGQGPWSDEVVLAKVREMVLPQIERRGPITAWIIDDTGIPKKGQHSVGVAHQYCGQLGKQANCQVAVSLSIANHAASLPVAYRLYLTKDWASNEARRLKAKVPEEICFKTKPEIALEHIHWACETGLPGDVVLLDAGYGHDSKLRAGITALGKAYAAAIQPQTLVWAPGIRPGRAPKKGRRDAPDTISVKELALGLRAKAWHTIEWREGTNARLRSRFARVRVHVASSHEQAEKPAKEWLLIEWPEGEDAPTKYWLSTLPKSIPFRDLVDTAKLRWRVERDYQELKQELGLGHFEGRGWPGFHHHATLCIATYGFLISERETIPPSGLRSARLFPEIVVSDGYRPRGSSIAA
- the metC gene encoding cystathionine beta-lyase, producing MNSSDNNEPSQPLKAETTLVTAGRDTKAQKGFVNPPVVHGSTVLYPTAEDLHAHRGEYQYGRRGTPTTKALQQALMALEGPQCAGVGLAPSGLSAISTALLAVLKSGDHLLVCDNAYRPTRNFCEGLLSRYGVATTYFDPLIGPGIAELFKPNTRAVLVEAPGSQTFEMPDIPLIASVAHERGALVIDDNTWATPLYHRSLDQGVDISMQAATKYIGGHSDIMFGTISANARAWPLISEAIQLLGICAGPDDVFLALRGLRTLAVRLAQHHRSGLEMARWLAARPEVTRVLHPALESDPGHAIWKRDFTGASGLFSIVLKPAPQKAVDALLDTVKLFGMGYSWGGFESLVIPFDCEPYRTATKWSPGGPTLRLHIGLENVDDLKADLERGFAAFNAA